A window of the Cuculus canorus isolate bCucCan1 chromosome 3, bCucCan1.pri, whole genome shotgun sequence genome harbors these coding sequences:
- the THBD gene encoding thrombomodulin, translated as MRRLPLPLPLLLAGLGLGLGGEPLAPSGAQCLEHDCFGIFWAALPFAEASEACERGGGHLMTVRSTVAEDAIALLVQNRSGRLWLGLSLPVPCTEPAKRLRGFQWVTGDRRTDYSNWAPSGRRCGERCVAVSRELRWEERRCEQPADGFLCEYNYAGSCPRLPPAEGIPVAYTTPFGARGGDFLALPPRSVAVIPEMDLELRCEEDGESGVLRWGHAVPGAWPCRLANGGCEGACSEEDGRPRCSCPDSKVLAPDGRTCGSPCAGAPCQHHCVVAGSSFLCMCDSGYRLAADGSSCEDDDDCAVVPSLCEQVCVNTEGGFECHCHHGYKMVEGRCRPFSRCYEAPCMQQCEDVPDGYRCGCSPGYAIDPQDPTRCLLHCNRSQCDAVCDDHTCECPEGFLLDVDADKGFVCIDLDECSMNFCQQNCTNHPGGYECHCHAGYQLLNKNHCVKTTEEEEGEEAFSGDFGPGPQTPIPSRTPPKMEHLHPGMLVGIAVGVLSAALALLALGYHLAKKRCRPPTTMDYKCSGPHEKEMGLQPVASRCTTSGQKL; from the coding sequence ATGCGGCGGCTCCCGCTgccgctgccgctgctgctggccgggctggggctggggcttgGCGGGGAACCCCTCGCTCCTTCGGGAGCTCAGTGCTTGGAGCACGACTGCTTCGGCATCTTCTGGGCGGCGCTGCCGTTCGCGGAGGCGAGCGAGGCGTGCGAGCGGGGCGGCGGGCACCTGATGACGGTGCGCTCCACTGTGGCCGAGGACGCGATCGCGCTGCTGGTGCAGAACCGCAGCGGGCGGCTCTGGCTGGGGCTGAGCCTGCCCGTCCCTTGCACCGAGCCGGCCAAGAGGCTCCGAGGCTTCCAGTGGGTGACGGGCGATCGCCGCACCGACTACTCCAACTGGGCGCCGTCGGGGCGGCGGTGCGGGGAGCGCTGCGTGGCGGTGTCGCGGGAGCTGCGCTGGGAGGAGCGGCGCTGCGAGCAGCCCGCCGACGGCTTCCTCTGCGAGTACAACTACGCGGGGAGCTGCCCTCGCCTGCCTCCCGCCGAGGGCATCCCCGTCGCCTACACCACCCCCTTCGGTGCCCGCGGCGGGGATTTCCTGGCTTTGCCCCCTCGGAGCGTCGCCGTCATTCCGGAGATGGACCTGGAGCTGCGCTGCGAGGAGGATGGGGAAAGCGGGGTGCTGAGGTGGGGCCACGCCGTCCCTGGGGCTTGGCCCTGCCGCTTGGCCAACGGGGGCTGCGAGGGAGCGTGCAGCGAAGAGGATGGACGGCCGCGGTGCTCCTGCCCCGACAGCAAGGTGTTGGCACCCGACGGGCGCACCTGCGGCTCGCCCTGTGCTGGGGCGCCGTGCCAGCATCACTGCGTGGTTGCCGGCTCCAGCTTCCTCTGCATGTGTGACTCGGGGTACCGTCTGGCCGCTGACGGCAGCAGCTGTGAGGATGACGATGACTGCGCTGTGGTGCCGAGTCTGTGCGAACAGGTCTGTGTCAACACCGAGGGTGGCTTCGAGTGCCACTGCCACCATGGCTACAAGATGGTGGAGGGGCGCTGCCGGCCTTTTTCCCGCTGCTATGAGGCACCCTGCATGCAGCAGTGCGAGGATGTGCCTGATGGGTACCGCTGTGGCTGCTCGCCTGGCTATGCCATTGACCCACAGGATCCCACTCGATGCCTGCTGCACTGCAACCGCAGCCAGTGCGATGCCGTGTGTGACGATCACACCTGCGAGTGCCCTGAGGGCTTCTTGCTGGATGTGGATGCCGACAAAGGTTTTGTCTGCATTGACCTTGATGAGTGCAGCATGAACTTCTGCCAACAGAACTGCACCAACCACCCTGGTGGCTACGAGTGCCACTGCCACGCTGGCTACCAGCTCCTCAACAAGAACCACTGTGTCAAAAcaacagaggaggaggagggggaggaagcaTTCTCAGGAGATTTCGGGCCTGGACCCCAGACACCCATCCCCAGCCGGACCCCACCAAAGATGGAGCATCTTCACCCTGGCATGCTGGTGGGCATTGCTGTGGGTGTCCTCTCTGCggccctggccctgctggccctGGGGTACCACCTGGCAAAGAAGCGCTGCAGACCCCCCACGACCATGGATTACAAGTGCAGTGGCCCCCACGAAAAGGAGATGGGACTTCAGCCGGTTGCCTCGAGGTGTACCACCTCTGGCCAGAAACTGTAG
- the SSTR4 gene encoding somatostatin receptor type 4 isoform X2, giving the protein MSAGAEQLPAGPQAAGVPLWTVSSWAASEVPPNTSAAAGEAGQQQGQAEWGSKAGEIAGMVVIQCIYALVCLLGLLGNSLVIFVILRYAKMKTATNIYLLNLAIADELFMLSIPFVATSAALHHWPFGRALCRTVLGVDGLNMFTSVFCLTVLSLDRYIAVVHPLRAATYRRPRVAKMVNGGVWLLSLLVASPIPIFAGTATTRDGQSVACNLLWPSPAWSAAFVVYTTLLGFLLPVLAMGLCYLLIVGKMRAVAQRVGWQQRRRSEGKLTRLVLMVVAMFVVCWMPFYVVQLINLLLPGRLDATVNNASLILSYSNSCANPILYGFLSENFRHSFHGVMRRCLDTSLCCCYTREGAAEEEEEEEEPLDYCATPRGDDKGKGCMCPPLPCQQEPVHPEPCCKPGPLLSKTTTF; this is encoded by the coding sequence ATGAGTGCTGGCGctgagcagctcccagcagggccCCAGGCGGCTGGTGTGCCCCTCTGGACCGTATCCAGCTGGGCTGCCTCCGAGGTGCCTCCCAACACCAGTGCAGCTGCAGGGGAGGCTGGCCAGCAGCAGGGGCAGGCGGAGTGGGGCAGCAAGGCAGGAGAGATCGCAGGCATGGTGGTGATCCAGTGCATCTATGCCCTGGTATGTCTGCTGGGACTGCTGGGCAACTCCCTGGTGATCTTCGTCATCCTGCGCTATGCCAAGATGAAGACAGCCACCAACATCTATCTGCTTAACCTGGCCATCGCCGATGAACTCTTCATGCTCAGCATCCCCTTTGTGGCCACATCAGCTGCCCTGCACCACTGGCCCTTTGGCCGGGCCCTGTGCCGCACTGTGCTGGGCGTTGATGGACTCAACATGTTCACTAGCGTCTTCTGCTTGACTGTCCTCAGCTTGGACCGCTACATTGCAGTGGTGCACCCACTGCGGGCAGCCACCTACCGCCGTCCTCGGGTGGCCAAGATGGTCAATGGGGGCGTGTGGCTTCTCTCCTTACTGGTGGCCTCACCCATCCCCATCTTTGCCGGTACAGCAACCACCCGTGACGGCCAGTCAGTGGCCTGCAACCTCCTGTGGCCAAGCCCAGCCTGGTCAGCTGCGTTTGTGGTCTACACCACCTTGCTGGGCTTCTTGCTGCCAGTGTTGGCCATGGGGCTTTGCTACCTGCTGATTGTGGGCAAGATGCGGGCAGTGGCACAGAGGGTGGGCTGGCAGCAGCGTCGGCGCTCTGAAGGCAAGCTGACACGCCTGGTGCTGATGGTGGTCGCCATGTTCGTGGTCTGCTGGATGCCCTTCTACGTGGTGCAGCTGATCAACCTCCTGCTGCCTGGCCGTTTGGATGCCACAGTCAACAACGCCTCCCTCATCCTCAGCTACTCCAACAGCTGTGCCAACCCCATCCTTTATGGCTTCCTCTCTGAAAATTTCCGGCATTCTTTCCACGGTGTGATGCGCCGCTGCCTCGACaccagcctctgctgctgctacaCCAGGGAGGGGGCtgccgaggaggaggaggaggaggaagagcccCTTGACTACTGTGCCACTCCCCGCGGGGATGACAAGGGCAAGGGCTGCATGTGCCCACCCTTGCCCTGCCAGCAGGAGCCCGTGCACCCTGAGCCCTGCTGCAAGCCTGGACCCCTCCTCTCAAAGACCACCACCTTCTAG
- the SSTR4 gene encoding somatostatin receptor type 4 isoform X1 yields the protein MEVAGGPQLELPNARGQEAWQGTVLCLCCVPQLSSLSFSLPMSCLQAGPYPQQCPIHGPPPSMSAGAEQLPAGPQAAGVPLWTVSSWAASEVPPNTSAAAGEAGQQQGQAEWGSKAGEIAGMVVIQCIYALVCLLGLLGNSLVIFVILRYAKMKTATNIYLLNLAIADELFMLSIPFVATSAALHHWPFGRALCRTVLGVDGLNMFTSVFCLTVLSLDRYIAVVHPLRAATYRRPRVAKMVNGGVWLLSLLVASPIPIFAGTATTRDGQSVACNLLWPSPAWSAAFVVYTTLLGFLLPVLAMGLCYLLIVGKMRAVAQRVGWQQRRRSEGKLTRLVLMVVAMFVVCWMPFYVVQLINLLLPGRLDATVNNASLILSYSNSCANPILYGFLSENFRHSFHGVMRRCLDTSLCCCYTREGAAEEEEEEEEPLDYCATPRGDDKGKGCMCPPLPCQQEPVHPEPCCKPGPLLSKTTTF from the coding sequence atggaggtAGCAGGTGGGCCACAGCTAGAGCTGCCCAACGCACGTGGCCAAGAGGCATGGCAAGGGACTGTGCTTTGCCTCTGCTGTGTGCCACagctttcatctctttctttctctctgcccatGTCCTGCCTGCAGGCTGGCCCCTATCCCCAGCAGTGTCCCATTCATGGACCACCACCCAGCATGAGTGCTGGCGctgagcagctcccagcagggccCCAGGCGGCTGGTGTGCCCCTCTGGACCGTATCCAGCTGGGCTGCCTCCGAGGTGCCTCCCAACACCAGTGCAGCTGCAGGGGAGGCTGGCCAGCAGCAGGGGCAGGCGGAGTGGGGCAGCAAGGCAGGAGAGATCGCAGGCATGGTGGTGATCCAGTGCATCTATGCCCTGGTATGTCTGCTGGGACTGCTGGGCAACTCCCTGGTGATCTTCGTCATCCTGCGCTATGCCAAGATGAAGACAGCCACCAACATCTATCTGCTTAACCTGGCCATCGCCGATGAACTCTTCATGCTCAGCATCCCCTTTGTGGCCACATCAGCTGCCCTGCACCACTGGCCCTTTGGCCGGGCCCTGTGCCGCACTGTGCTGGGCGTTGATGGACTCAACATGTTCACTAGCGTCTTCTGCTTGACTGTCCTCAGCTTGGACCGCTACATTGCAGTGGTGCACCCACTGCGGGCAGCCACCTACCGCCGTCCTCGGGTGGCCAAGATGGTCAATGGGGGCGTGTGGCTTCTCTCCTTACTGGTGGCCTCACCCATCCCCATCTTTGCCGGTACAGCAACCACCCGTGACGGCCAGTCAGTGGCCTGCAACCTCCTGTGGCCAAGCCCAGCCTGGTCAGCTGCGTTTGTGGTCTACACCACCTTGCTGGGCTTCTTGCTGCCAGTGTTGGCCATGGGGCTTTGCTACCTGCTGATTGTGGGCAAGATGCGGGCAGTGGCACAGAGGGTGGGCTGGCAGCAGCGTCGGCGCTCTGAAGGCAAGCTGACACGCCTGGTGCTGATGGTGGTCGCCATGTTCGTGGTCTGCTGGATGCCCTTCTACGTGGTGCAGCTGATCAACCTCCTGCTGCCTGGCCGTTTGGATGCCACAGTCAACAACGCCTCCCTCATCCTCAGCTACTCCAACAGCTGTGCCAACCCCATCCTTTATGGCTTCCTCTCTGAAAATTTCCGGCATTCTTTCCACGGTGTGATGCGCCGCTGCCTCGACaccagcctctgctgctgctacaCCAGGGAGGGGGCtgccgaggaggaggaggaggaggaagagcccCTTGACTACTGTGCCACTCCCCGCGGGGATGACAAGGGCAAGGGCTGCATGTGCCCACCCTTGCCCTGCCAGCAGGAGCCCGTGCACCCTGAGCCCTGCTGCAAGCCTGGACCCCTCCTCTCAAAGACCACCACCTTCTAG